From the Cetobacterium ceti genome, one window contains:
- a CDS encoding carbon starvation CstA family protein, with the protein MYSFLLSMVALLVGYFVYGKIVDRIFGSKEDAVTPAKRLSDGVDYIELDWKKAFLIQFLNIAGTGPIFGAVAGAMWGPVAFLWIVFGCIFAGAVHDFLIGMMSLRDDGATIAEIVGKYLGNNARTFMRFFSVILLLLVGVVFIMSPADILNSMTGVNKFILIGIIIIYYLLATILPVDKVIGKIYPIFGACLLIMAAGIAIGITVGDYHIPEVAFVNMHPDKTPIFPYLFISIACGAISGFHATQSPMMARCLKNEKEGRRVFYGSMIAEGFVALIWAAAAMSFFGGTEGLKAAGTPGVVVSVISNTLLGKFGGVLAILGVVACPITSGDTAFRSARMAIADACKFEQKPIKNRFIIAIPLFAVGIALCFIDFTIIWRYFAWSNQTMATFALWAAAKYLAKEGKNFWIAAIPGTFMTVVVTSYIIIAKEGLNLGMNIGVPVGLVVAAICFFTFLKSIKKNQIATA; encoded by the coding sequence ATGTATAGTTTTTTATTATCCATGGTAGCCTTACTTGTAGGTTATTTTGTTTATGGAAAAATCGTTGACCGTATTTTCGGTTCAAAGGAAGATGCAGTTACTCCTGCAAAAAGATTAAGTGATGGAGTAGACTATATTGAACTTGATTGGAAAAAGGCCTTTTTAATTCAGTTTTTAAATATTGCTGGTACAGGGCCAATATTTGGAGCTGTTGCTGGAGCCATGTGGGGACCTGTGGCATTTTTATGGATTGTATTTGGATGTATATTTGCTGGAGCCGTTCATGACTTTTTAATCGGAATGATGTCCTTAAGAGACGACGGAGCAACTATTGCTGAGATTGTAGGGAAGTATCTTGGAAACAATGCTAGAACATTTATGAGGTTTTTCTCTGTTATCTTACTACTTTTAGTTGGAGTTGTTTTTATAATGAGTCCTGCAGATATTTTAAATAGTATGACTGGAGTAAATAAATTTATTTTAATTGGTATTATAATTATTTATTACTTACTTGCTACTATTTTACCTGTAGATAAGGTTATTGGTAAAATTTATCCAATTTTCGGAGCTTGTTTACTTATAATGGCCGCTGGTATTGCAATTGGTATTACAGTTGGAGATTATCATATTCCTGAAGTTGCCTTTGTTAATATGCACCCTGATAAAACTCCTATTTTCCCTTATTTATTTATATCTATTGCCTGTGGAGCAATCAGTGGTTTCCATGCTACTCAATCTCCTATGATGGCTAGATGTTTAAAAAATGAAAAAGAGGGTAGAAGAGTATTCTACGGTTCTATGATAGCTGAAGGTTTTGTTGCTCTTATTTGGGCTGCTGCTGCTATGAGTTTCTTTGGTGGAACTGAAGGGTTAAAAGCTGCTGGAACACCTGGAGTTGTTGTTTCTGTAATTTCAAATACTTTATTAGGTAAATTCGGTGGAGTTTTAGCTATTTTAGGAGTTGTTGCTTGTCCAATAACTAGTGGAGATACAGCATTTAGAAGTGCTAGAATGGCCATTGCAGATGCTTGTAAATTTGAACAAAAACCTATTAAAAATAGATTTATAATTGCTATTCCTTTATTTGCTGTGGGAATTGCTTTATGTTTCATTGATTTTACAATTATTTGGAGATATTTTGCTTGGTCTAACCAAACTATGGCAACTTTTGCTCTTTGGGCCGCTGCTAAATATTTAGCTAAAGAGGGTAAAAACTTCTGGATTGCAGCTATTCCTGGAACATTTATGACAGTTGTAGTAACTTCATATATTATAATTGCTAAGGAAGGATTAAATTTAGGAATGAATATTGGAGTTCCTGTAGGATTAGTTGTTGCAGCAATTTGTTTCTTTACTTTCTTAAAATCAATTAAGAAAAATCAAATAGCAACTGCTTAA
- a CDS encoding arsenate reductase family protein — protein sequence MKVLFIEYPKCSTCQKAKKWLIENKIDFEDRDIVKNNPNSKEIKEYWKKSGEPLKKFFNTSGVLYREMNLKEKVAENKEEELLEILGSNGMLIKRPLIIGENGVLIGFKEDNWKNFFNK from the coding sequence ATGAAAGTATTATTTATAGAATATCCTAAATGTTCTACATGTCAAAAGGCTAAAAAGTGGTTAATAGAAAATAAAATTGATTTTGAAGATAGGGATATAGTTAAAAATAATCCCAATTCTAAAGAAATAAAAGAGTATTGGAAAAAAAGCGGAGAGCCTTTAAAGAAATTTTTTAACACCAGTGGAGTGTTGTATAGAGAGATGAATTTAAAGGAAAAAGTAGCTGAAAATAAAGAAGAGGAACTTCTAGAAATATTAGGTTCCAATGGAATGTTAATAAAAAGACCTTTAATTATTGGAGAAAATGGTGTTCTTATAGGGTTTAAAGAGGACAATTGGAAAAATTTTTTTAATAAATAA